The Kordia sp. SMS9 genome window below encodes:
- a CDS encoding ATP-binding protein — protein MTTEIIDYIKQAVRFRLADISGSDEQIDFPSFDFAADDSEFSKFVTENNFQIYEILILLLSMLPYIAPGFLTNILSEYFPDGSDFPEFGGIKGKQYRGILPTGETAIFIVVGTNYRARDFIISIFNEEHAFAKKTILQLGSVPEGEPKISGTLLLDFEYVELFVYGSVSKPKLSQDFPAELLETEMGWDDLVLNQKTLDEVNNVLVWMEHNNTLLNDFNMIDKIKPGYKVMFFGAPGVGKTLTASLMGKHTGKDVYRIDLSLVISKYIGETEKNLSNLFNKAKNKDWILFFDEADAIFGKRTGVRDAHDKYANQEVSYLLQRIETHSGLVILASNYRSNIDKAFTRRFQSIIDFETPGIPERLELWQKYIPDAFMSDEINLQELAEDFEVTGANIVNIVQFACLQVLANGGTQLTNEILINAIHREYIKEGRMV, from the coding sequence ATGACTACTGAAATCATAGACTACATAAAGCAAGCAGTACGATTTCGCTTGGCAGACATTTCTGGAAGCGATGAACAAATTGACTTTCCTTCGTTTGACTTTGCCGCTGACGATTCGGAATTTTCCAAATTTGTCACAGAAAACAACTTTCAAATCTATGAAATCCTCATTCTGTTGCTTTCTATGTTGCCGTATATTGCGCCTGGTTTTTTAACCAATATTCTATCAGAATATTTTCCCGACGGAAGCGATTTTCCTGAATTTGGCGGCATAAAAGGAAAACAATATCGCGGTATTTTGCCAACAGGCGAAACTGCTATATTCATTGTAGTTGGAACGAATTACAGAGCGCGCGATTTTATTATTTCTATATTTAATGAAGAACATGCCTTTGCCAAAAAAACAATTTTACAATTGGGAAGTGTACCAGAAGGCGAACCAAAAATTAGTGGAACCTTACTGTTAGATTTTGAATATGTTGAACTATTTGTGTACGGTTCTGTATCAAAACCAAAGCTGAGTCAAGATTTTCCAGCAGAATTGCTAGAAACAGAAATGGGATGGGACGATTTGGTATTGAATCAAAAAACGCTAGATGAGGTAAACAATGTCCTAGTTTGGATGGAACACAATAACACCTTATTGAACGATTTCAACATGATTGACAAAATCAAGCCAGGCTATAAAGTCATGTTTTTTGGAGCGCCAGGAGTTGGAAAAACACTGACCGCTAGTTTGATGGGAAAACACACTGGAAAAGACGTCTATCGTATTGATTTATCACTCGTAATATCAAAATACATTGGAGAAACTGAAAAAAACCTTTCCAATCTCTTTAACAAAGCCAAAAATAAAGATTGGATTCTTTTCTTTGACGAAGCTGATGCCATTTTCGGAAAACGTACTGGAGTTCGTGATGCGCATGACAAATACGCAAACCAAGAAGTATCGTATTTATTACAACGTATCGAAACACATTCAGGATTGGTCATACTGGCGTCCAACTATCGCAGCAATATAGACAAAGCATTTACACGAAGATTTCAATCCATCATTGATTTTGAAACGCCAGGCATTCCAGAACGTTTGGAACTTTGGCAAAAATACATCCCCGATGCATTTATGAGTGACGAAATTAATTTACAAGAGTTAGCAGAAGATTTTGAAGTCACTGGTGCCAACATTGTCAACATTGTACAATTTGCCTGTTTGCAAGTCTTAGCCAATGGCGGCACACAACTCACCAATGAAATCTTAATAAACGCTATTCATAGAGAATATATTAAAGAAGGGCGAATGGTGTAG
- a CDS encoding contractile injection system tape measure protein, with translation MHTIHNIAFEVDVNYNNPLVSWEQYYVDFFQERLLPRVERMCDDWDQKHPNSKCVIDTLAIDVEVRNVDLETLQKEVLQQISQQLHSISSDGTNSDGKIVATITKQASPFEALVGYLSEGILPAHISVKAFKEWLGAVAEFTSVEKTKLNALFLVKTEAIARMLSLLRNDYEKLSNIISNKQQITSQFIKVENAFFQQLLKVMCTQFKLSYKPEEAEIWYQTLGVSSSLPQFSKTLLQLFQPKAVAAGKRLTRVDETQLTVLVVQAIAQYETNNSIAIDASKIATIVTDDHTKAQKSDPKTGQKSTKKSSENDVAQQRTQKIEKQAETQSKSNSENSRKGPKVTDKTNPEKAAQKKFQTATNRNNEATHHLSKQSEKTGNTTTDALKKTFGKEAESHLAKADKTNEEIAIPRIRKNMTTAIEVTTEKAGLILLHPFLSRFFNGVGLLNEDKEFKDIGKACMLLHYLATETEEVTDVELTLEKILLGIPPETIINYQTPLTENEIKLCKELLNAVLEHWQVLKKSTINTLRDLFIKRDGQILLTEDSIKLKIERAAQDVLLEKIPWNISLFRLKWMDKMMHIEW, from the coding sequence ATGCATACCATCCACAACATAGCGTTTGAAGTAGACGTCAACTATAACAATCCGTTGGTTTCTTGGGAACAATACTATGTAGATTTCTTTCAAGAACGACTGCTTCCGCGTGTGGAACGTATGTGCGACGATTGGGATCAAAAACACCCAAACTCAAAATGTGTCATTGATACGCTTGCTATTGATGTGGAAGTGCGCAATGTAGACTTGGAAACCTTGCAAAAAGAAGTCCTCCAGCAAATCAGTCAGCAATTACACAGTATTTCATCAGACGGAACCAATAGCGATGGGAAAATTGTAGCTACGATTACCAAACAAGCGTCTCCATTCGAGGCACTTGTCGGGTATTTATCAGAAGGTATTTTGCCCGCACATATTTCGGTAAAAGCTTTTAAAGAATGGTTGGGTGCTGTGGCAGAATTCACTTCCGTGGAAAAAACAAAACTCAATGCACTATTTTTAGTAAAAACGGAAGCAATAGCACGTATGTTATCGCTGCTGCGGAATGATTACGAGAAACTGTCCAACATCATCTCAAACAAACAGCAAATTACATCGCAATTTATAAAGGTAGAAAACGCATTCTTTCAGCAACTTTTGAAAGTGATGTGTACACAATTCAAACTCAGTTACAAACCGGAAGAAGCTGAAATTTGGTATCAAACACTTGGGGTTAGCAGTTCATTACCACAATTTTCAAAAACCTTGTTGCAATTGTTCCAACCCAAAGCAGTAGCAGCAGGAAAGCGACTGACAAGAGTAGACGAAACACAACTGACAGTTTTAGTGGTACAAGCTATTGCACAATATGAAACCAACAATTCCATTGCCATTGACGCTTCTAAAATAGCAACGATCGTTACGGATGATCATACAAAAGCACAAAAAAGTGATCCTAAAACAGGGCAAAAATCTACGAAAAAAAGCAGTGAAAATGATGTGGCACAGCAAAGAACACAAAAAATAGAAAAACAAGCAGAAACGCAATCAAAAAGCAACTCGGAAAATAGTAGGAAAGGCCCAAAAGTCACTGACAAAACCAATCCAGAAAAAGCAGCTCAAAAGAAGTTTCAAACTGCTACCAATAGAAATAATGAAGCAACACACCATCTTTCAAAACAAAGCGAAAAAACAGGCAATACTACCACAGATGCTCTAAAAAAGACATTTGGGAAAGAAGCTGAATCACATCTCGCGAAAGCGGACAAAACCAACGAAGAAATAGCAATACCAAGAATTCGAAAAAACATGACAACCGCTATTGAGGTAACGACTGAAAAAGCAGGATTGATCTTATTGCATCCTTTCTTATCAAGATTTTTTAATGGTGTCGGATTGTTAAACGAAGACAAAGAATTTAAAGATATTGGCAAAGCCTGTATGCTATTGCATTACTTAGCCACCGAAACCGAAGAAGTCACCGATGTAGAATTGACTCTGGAAAAAATACTTTTAGGAATTCCCCCTGAAACCATCATCAACTACCAAACGCCGCTCACAGAAAATGAGATAAAACTATGTAAAGAATTGCTAAATGCTGTATTGGAACATTGGCAAGTTCTTAAAAAAAGTACCATCAATACGCTGCGAGATTTGTTCATCAAACGCGATGGACAAATACTGCTTACAGAAGACAGTATTAAACTTAAAATAGAGCGTGCAGCACAAGATGTTTTATTGGAAAAAATTCCTTGGAACATCAGTCTATTCCGCTTAAAATGGATGGATAAAATGATGCACATTGAATGGTAA
- a CDS encoding baseplate J/gp47 family protein — protein MSDCTENTLIKSREGTTQQERYLSLLDPNSVALMGFEVKDWMRFAEEFSKHVQLYDQGDYKNPSGTWEPFHNASAEIKEVIETYTEGDITPQLALFIAFLKLLNKSKERFNQITQRHLDFYYKEVLQLEKNDEKADHAYIIFELAKNANEQFLSDETLVKAGKDSEGNDIHYQLEDEIVINKAKVAALQNTYAYTDESNWHASSIANSADGDGGEAEDGGTSWLPFGDTDRDLAKKGFSLSAPSLLLSEGVRTITINAQFSSVPNGEELRSIINIEHTGEKEWVALPFTAVTKATTTNNNEVEIVIELTEDDEKITNYDAEIHEGKYDTEHPIIRVLFSQEDTSLATYETYLLLANAELQQITITTTGTYAENLHVKNDFGTIKTDNPFYPFGTQAKKRAKFSIGSDEWIGKRISNVEVSLSWKDRPDSFQTHYQQYLQQYVNLQPTEIFLDIYNDIKDGTKTGTKLVTGVDGQNRFLVDASYIGSTKSRTESVADAIAKEAQEAREARKKGLRNEFSESDSRRSRDRRSIGRRDKRSKKHSDEESQAMRRKHTDRKGRTEEAERTATTSSSGLGQRMFNGFESVTFNNFLPSNTTYVPKKTDNYFIQLSLQNDFLHAAFPKVYTYHALEKLALPNQAYTPFAENLTVTITTVEKIGSNKNEVQLYHELPFGIDRVSRANLALMPSPENGGQLYIGIEEAVADQNIQLLCQIEEGSENPDAIETYDKATVTWQYLYNNTWNNLKPAYLLKDQTDNFLKAGLVAFTVPKQFGDNTLFTEDYLWIRATIDKPFDTVSKFTNIHAQAVEVQFVNNENTLEHLEKGMPAETIAKLEDRLATVKKVTQPYASFDGFPKESDLDFYRRVSERLRHKNRAITLWDYEHLVLQEFNYLHKIKCLNHSTNTSFKAPGEVLLVAIPNIIDQNVYDIYKPKLSQTKLNAIETYINQLNTMHVAAKVVSPVYEPVKIMLSARFYKGLDANFYAKQLKEDLAQYLSPWAFDKNQPISFGNALYGSEVIYYIENLDYVDYIKDFKMVHDGDEKDEIIPTDQKSILTSVVPTAHTVNAITNETC, from the coding sequence ATGAGCGATTGTACAGAAAATACACTAATCAAGTCACGCGAAGGCACAACACAGCAAGAGCGTTACCTTTCTTTGCTCGATCCGAACAGCGTAGCGTTAATGGGATTTGAGGTAAAGGATTGGATGCGTTTTGCAGAAGAGTTTTCGAAGCATGTACAATTATACGATCAAGGCGATTACAAAAATCCAAGTGGTACTTGGGAACCATTTCACAATGCTTCCGCAGAAATAAAGGAAGTCATTGAAACCTATACTGAAGGAGACATTACACCACAATTGGCACTATTCATTGCGTTCTTAAAACTGCTCAACAAAAGCAAAGAACGATTCAATCAAATTACGCAACGTCATCTCGATTTCTATTACAAAGAAGTATTGCAACTTGAAAAAAATGACGAAAAAGCAGATCATGCCTACATTATTTTCGAATTAGCGAAAAATGCCAATGAACAATTTTTAAGTGATGAAACACTCGTAAAAGCTGGAAAAGACAGTGAAGGAAACGACATTCATTATCAACTTGAAGACGAAATTGTTATCAACAAGGCAAAAGTTGCTGCGCTACAAAATACCTACGCTTATACTGACGAATCTAACTGGCATGCATCTAGCATTGCAAATTCGGCAGATGGTGATGGAGGCGAAGCAGAAGACGGAGGAACATCTTGGTTGCCTTTCGGCGATACAGATCGCGACTTAGCAAAAAAAGGATTTTCACTCAGTGCGCCATCATTACTATTATCAGAAGGTGTCCGAACGATTACCATCAACGCACAATTTTCTTCGGTGCCTAATGGCGAAGAATTACGTTCCATCATCAACATAGAACATACAGGCGAAAAAGAATGGGTAGCATTGCCATTCACAGCAGTTACCAAAGCAACAACGACAAATAATAATGAGGTAGAAATTGTCATTGAACTCACAGAAGACGATGAAAAAATTACCAACTACGATGCTGAAATTCATGAAGGAAAATACGATACGGAACATCCAATTATCCGTGTGTTATTTTCCCAAGAAGATACTTCGTTAGCTACATATGAAACCTATTTATTACTTGCCAATGCAGAATTACAGCAAATCACTATCACAACAACAGGAACGTACGCTGAAAACTTACACGTAAAAAACGATTTTGGAACTATCAAAACCGACAATCCGTTCTATCCATTTGGAACGCAAGCAAAAAAACGTGCAAAATTCAGCATAGGCTCTGACGAATGGATTGGAAAACGCATTAGCAATGTAGAAGTATCACTCAGTTGGAAAGATCGTCCAGATAGCTTTCAAACACACTATCAGCAATACTTACAGCAATATGTAAACCTGCAACCTACAGAAATCTTTTTAGACATTTACAATGATATAAAAGATGGAACCAAAACAGGAACAAAACTAGTCACAGGTGTTGACGGTCAAAATCGTTTTCTAGTAGATGCAAGTTATATCGGATCCACAAAATCTCGTACAGAAAGTGTTGCAGATGCTATTGCAAAAGAAGCGCAAGAAGCACGAGAAGCACGCAAAAAAGGACTTCGGAACGAATTTTCAGAAAGTGACAGTCGTCGTAGTCGTGACAGACGGTCAATAGGAAGAAGAGATAAACGCTCTAAAAAACATTCAGACGAGGAATCGCAAGCCATGCGCCGTAAACATACGGATAGAAAAGGAAGAACTGAGGAAGCAGAAAGAACAGCTACCACTTCGTCAAGCGGATTGGGACAACGCATGTTCAATGGCTTTGAAAGTGTAACGTTCAATAACTTTTTGCCTTCGAATACGACGTATGTACCTAAAAAGACTGACAATTATTTTATTCAATTATCGTTGCAAAACGACTTTTTACATGCGGCTTTCCCGAAAGTGTATACCTATCATGCCTTAGAAAAATTAGCATTGCCAAACCAAGCATACACGCCATTTGCTGAAAACCTAACAGTTACCATTACAACAGTTGAAAAAATAGGTAGCAACAAAAACGAAGTACAACTCTATCACGAATTGCCTTTCGGAATTGATCGTGTGAGTCGTGCCAATTTAGCACTCATGCCGTCGCCAGAAAATGGGGGACAATTATACATTGGGATTGAGGAAGCTGTCGCGGATCAAAACATCCAACTACTATGTCAGATAGAAGAAGGTTCAGAAAACCCAGATGCGATAGAAACCTACGACAAAGCAACTGTAACGTGGCAATATTTATACAACAATACTTGGAACAATCTAAAACCAGCATACTTACTCAAAGACCAAACCGATAACTTTTTAAAAGCAGGATTGGTAGCCTTTACAGTGCCAAAGCAATTTGGAGACAACACACTTTTTACAGAAGATTATTTATGGATTCGTGCCACAATTGACAAGCCGTTTGATACCGTATCAAAATTTACAAACATTCATGCGCAAGCCGTAGAAGTTCAATTTGTAAATAATGAAAATACGTTAGAACACTTGGAAAAAGGCATGCCAGCCGAAACCATAGCCAAACTGGAAGATCGCTTGGCAACTGTAAAAAAAGTAACGCAACCGTATGCTTCTTTTGATGGCTTTCCAAAAGAAAGTGACTTGGATTTTTACCGAAGAGTTAGCGAACGATTACGTCATAAAAACCGAGCAATTACGCTGTGGGATTATGAACATCTCGTACTGCAAGAATTTAATTATTTGCACAAAATAAAGTGTTTAAATCACAGTACAAATACCAGCTTTAAAGCACCAGGAGAAGTATTATTGGTTGCCATTCCAAACATCATCGATCAAAATGTGTATGACATTTACAAACCAAAACTGAGTCAAACCAAGCTGAACGCAATAGAAACGTATATCAATCAACTCAACACAATGCATGTAGCAGCCAAAGTCGTTTCGCCTGTATACGAACCTGTAAAAATTATGCTCAGTGCACGATTCTATAAAGGTTTAGACGCCAATTTTTATGCGAAACAACTCAAAGAAGACTTAGCGCAATACTTGTCGCCATGGGCATTTGACAAAAATCAACCCATATCATTTGGCAATGCGCTCTACGGAAGTGAAGTTATCTATTACATAGAAAATTTAGACTATGTCGATTATATAAAAGATTTCAAAATGGTACACGATGGAGACGAAAAAGATGAAATCATTCCCACAGATCAAAAAAGTATACTAACCTCAGTAGTGCCAACAGCACATACTGTAAACGCGATTACTAACGAAACATGTTAA
- a CDS encoding GPW/gp25 family protein, translating to MDLSKATYLGKGWDFPPKFLKHQGEIKMISDIEDIESSLQIIITTRRGERVMRPKFGCDLTDQIFENLSATQMTIMKNRIKEAIIIYEPRIEVIKIALDTQNFLEGKFLIKIEYLIRATNTRRNIVFPYYITEATDI from the coding sequence ATGGATTTATCAAAAGCAACATATTTAGGAAAAGGATGGGATTTTCCACCGAAATTCTTGAAACATCAAGGAGAAATCAAAATGATTTCTGACATAGAAGACATAGAAAGCAGTTTACAAATCATCATCACAACACGTCGCGGCGAACGAGTGATGCGCCCAAAATTCGGATGTGATCTTACGGATCAAATATTTGAAAACCTAAGTGCCACGCAGATGACGATTATGAAAAATAGAATCAAAGAGGCAATTATTATTTATGAGCCACGAATTGAAGTCATAAAAATAGCCTTAGACACTCAAAATTTTCTCGAAGGAAAGTTTTTAATCAAAATAGAATACCTAATCAGAGCGACAAACACAAGGAGAAACATCGTGTTCCCTTACTATATAACTGAAGCAACAGACATCTAA
- a CDS encoding PAAR domain-containing protein, which translates to MPPAARITDMHVCPMTTGPVPHVGGPILPPGAPTVLIGGLPAAKLGDMCVCTGPPDSIIAGSGTVLIEGMPAARMGDSTAHGGSIVLGEFTVMIGG; encoded by the coding sequence ATGCCACCAGCAGCAAGAATCACAGATATGCACGTTTGTCCCATGACCACAGGACCAGTTCCACATGTGGGCGGACCTATATTGCCACCAGGCGCACCAACAGTATTAATTGGTGGATTGCCAGCCGCAAAACTAGGTGATATGTGTGTATGTACAGGACCGCCAGACAGCATTATTGCAGGTTCAGGAACGGTACTGATAGAAGGCATGCCTGCTGCAAGAATGGGCGATTCTACCGCACATGGCGGAAGTATAGTATTAGGAGAATTCACTGTAATGATAGGAGGATAA